Proteins from a single region of Desulfonatronum thiosulfatophilum:
- a CDS encoding sigma-54-dependent transcriptional regulator, whose amino-acid sequence MSSHILVIDDEQNYLLLLETLLDDEGHVVTALQNPELALAYLEESEVDVIITDMKMPKLTGQDVLTHVQKNYPHIPVLIMTAYGSIDAAVVAMRHGAFDYITKPFANDELILSVRKAVQLSQAQRRYRLLSENLEQRYGLHQIIGRSKAMLRVLDMVDRAAPSKSTAMITGESGTGKELIAKAIHFTSPRKSGPFITVNCMALNPGVLESELFGHEKGSFTGAVARKRGRFELAHGGTLFLDEVGELSQDLQVKLLRVLQERSFERVGGSEPISVDIRIVVATNKDLPTAVQSGEFREDLYYRLNVVQIPLPPLRERREDIPLLAAHFLKKFTEENASPIKGFTSDVIDYLTAYEWPGNVRQLENVVERCVVMAGDDMVRVEDLPPEIKDEEAQFKSAVDLLPSRLNLADTLEKIEAALIRRSLVQTNFVQVKTADMLGISKSLLQYKLKKYKLTGN is encoded by the coding sequence ATGTCCAGCCATATCCTTGTTATCGACGATGAGCAGAATTACCTTCTGCTTCTTGAGACCCTGCTGGACGACGAAGGGCATGTCGTCACCGCCCTCCAGAATCCGGAACTGGCTTTGGCCTACCTGGAGGAATCCGAGGTCGACGTGATCATCACGGACATGAAAATGCCCAAGTTGACCGGCCAGGATGTCCTGACCCACGTACAAAAGAACTATCCCCACATCCCCGTGCTGATCATGACCGCCTACGGCTCCATCGATGCCGCGGTGGTGGCCATGCGCCACGGCGCCTTCGATTACATCACCAAGCCCTTTGCCAATGATGAGTTGATCCTCTCCGTTCGCAAGGCCGTCCAGTTGTCCCAGGCCCAACGCAGGTACAGGCTCCTGTCGGAGAACCTGGAGCAGCGCTACGGCCTGCACCAGATCATCGGGCGCAGCAAGGCCATGCTCCGTGTTCTGGACATGGTGGACCGCGCCGCGCCCAGCAAAAGCACGGCCATGATCACCGGGGAGTCCGGCACGGGCAAGGAACTGATCGCCAAGGCCATCCATTTCACGTCGCCGCGCAAATCAGGTCCCTTCATCACGGTGAACTGCATGGCCCTTAATCCCGGCGTTCTCGAAAGCGAACTCTTCGGCCATGAGAAAGGTTCCTTTACCGGCGCGGTCGCCCGCAAACGCGGACGGTTCGAATTGGCCCACGGCGGCACCTTGTTTCTGGATGAAGTCGGCGAACTGTCACAGGATCTGCAGGTCAAGCTGCTGCGGGTGCTGCAGGAACGCAGTTTTGAACGGGTCGGGGGTTCCGAGCCCATCAGCGTGGATATCCGGATCGTGGTGGCCACGAACAAGGATTTGCCGACAGCCGTCCAGTCCGGGGAGTTTCGCGAAGATCTTTACTACCGCCTCAATGTCGTTCAGATTCCCTTGCCCCCGCTCCGGGAACGCCGGGAGGACATCCCGCTCTTGGCGGCGCACTTCCTGAAAAAATTCACGGAAGAGAACGCCAGCCCGATCAAGGGGTTCACCTCGGACGTCATCGACTACCTCACGGCTTACGAATGGCCGGGCAATGTCCGGCAGTTGGAGAACGTGGTGGAACGCTGCGTGGTCATGGCCGGGGACGACATGGTCCGGGTGGAGGATCTGCCTCCGGAAATCAAGGATGAAGAAGCCCAGTTCAAAAGCGCCGTGGACCTGCTTCCGTCCCGCCTGAACCTGGCGGACACCCTGGAAAAAATCGAGGCCGCCCTGATCCGCCGGTCCCTGGTCCAGACCAACTTCGTCCAGGTCAAGACCGCGGACATGCTCGGCATCTCGAAAAGCCTGCTGCAGTACAAGTTGAAGAAGTACAAGCTGACGGGGAACTGA
- the fliM gene encoding flagellar motor switch protein FliM, producing MNKILSQDEVDSLLRGLTGGEVETETAVAGDDSGIISFDLANQDRIIRGRMPVLEIINDRFARLASNSLANSMRKKVDVNPVSIDMSKFGDFMRSLPVPTSINIFKIDPLRGNAILVVDTRLVFALVENFFGGQGTQPKIEGRDFTPIEQSVIERVVKIFLSSMEQSWTPVHDVSIELLRTEINPQFAGIVPPSDVVIVVSMEVELENAIGSLVFCLPYSTIEPIRGKLYASFQSERLEVDHAWLSRFKERLMEIPVELVVPLGRTSITGRQLLNLDVGDILLLDTDTEQPLEVKIHGVDKFQCSPGIVKANRAFQVVKEAEFGY from the coding sequence ATGAATAAAATTCTCTCCCAGGATGAAGTCGATTCCCTGTTACGCGGGCTCACCGGGGGCGAGGTCGAGACCGAAACCGCCGTTGCCGGAGACGACTCGGGCATCATTTCCTTTGATCTTGCCAACCAGGATCGGATCATACGCGGGCGAATGCCCGTTCTGGAGATCATCAACGATCGCTTTGCCCGCCTGGCCTCCAATTCCCTGGCGAACTCGATGCGCAAGAAGGTCGACGTCAACCCGGTTTCCATCGACATGTCCAAGTTCGGCGATTTCATGCGCTCGTTGCCCGTGCCGACAAGCATCAACATCTTCAAGATCGATCCGCTGAGGGGAAACGCCATTCTGGTCGTGGACACCCGCCTCGTATTCGCCCTGGTGGAAAACTTTTTCGGCGGGCAGGGCACGCAGCCCAAGATCGAAGGACGTGATTTCACGCCCATTGAACAATCCGTGATCGAGCGGGTGGTCAAGATTTTCCTGTCCTCCATGGAGCAGTCCTGGACTCCGGTGCATGACGTGAGCATTGAGCTTCTGCGTACCGAAATCAATCCGCAGTTCGCCGGCATCGTGCCGCCCAGCGATGTCGTAATCGTGGTTTCCATGGAGGTGGAACTGGAGAATGCCATCGGTTCTTTGGTTTTCTGTCTGCCCTATTCAACCATTGAACCCATTCGCGGCAAGCTTTACGCATCCTTCCAGTCCGAACGCCTGGAGGTGGACCATGCCTGGCTCTCCAGATTCAAGGAGCGCTTGATGGAAATCCCCGTTGAACTGGTGGTGCCTTTGGGCCGCACGTCCATCACGGGCCGCCAGCTTCTCAATCTGGATGTGGGGGACATCCTGCTGCTGGATACGGATACCGAACAGCCGCTGGAAGTTAAAATTCATGGTGTAGACAAATTTCAATGCAGCCCCGGCATTGTCAAAGCCAATAGAGCGTTTCAGGTCGTGAAGGAAGCCGAGTTTGGTTATTAG
- a CDS encoding type II toxin-antitoxin system VapC family toxin codes for MSSLLLDTHILLWWLSGHPRLDMPTQKLIASSEAVVSAASVWETAIKFKLGKLSVSPDELLHLTRNSGMRMLPVYAEHAATTAKLPAFHNDPFDRLLIAQAKHEGLQLLTADRLLAAYGDPVRLV; via the coding sequence ATGAGCAGTTTACTTCTGGATACGCACATCCTGCTGTGGTGGCTTTCCGGACATCCACGGCTTGACATGCCGACACAAAAGCTGATTGCCTCGTCAGAGGCGGTTGTCAGTGCCGCTTCCGTCTGGGAAACGGCGATTAAATTCAAGCTTGGGAAGTTATCCGTCTCCCCAGATGAATTGTTGCATCTGACTCGCAACTCAGGAATGCGAATGTTGCCCGTATATGCTGAACACGCCGCTACAACCGCAAAGCTGCCCGCGTTCCACAACGATCCTTTTGACCGCTTGCTGATCGCTCAGGCCAAACATGAAGGTCTTCAACTGCTCACCGCGGACAGATTGCTTGCCGCATACGGAGATCCGGTTCGTTTGGTTTAA
- a CDS encoding pyridoxal phosphate-dependent aminotransferase codes for MRIANKIRSIPASATLAVNAKAQELASQGKKIISLAVGEPDFPTPEHIRQAAKDALDQGFTRYTPVPGIPALRQTVADYFAGCAGLASESLPPEAVMICNGGKHALYNLLQALLDPGDSVLIPAPYWVSYPPMVLLAEGKPAIIPSTPEQRFLISTEDLERHCPPNARVLLLNSPSNPTGCHYSQDELDSLIGWAMERDIFVISDEIYDQLVYAPARPSTAVHWWVKFPDKVAVVNGLSKTMAMTGWRVGYVLAHPDLIKAMVRIQGQSTSNVCSIAQKAALAALTGPMDSIREMQTAFVRRRDLALDRISSWPGVVCPKPDGAFYLFPRLDSLFTADRTDSASLCTHILEKAGVALVPGVAFGDDRCIRFSYALDDQTLLTALDLVQKALLEK; via the coding sequence GTGCGTATTGCCAATAAAATCCGTTCGATCCCCGCCTCGGCCACGTTGGCCGTGAATGCGAAGGCCCAGGAGCTGGCGTCCCAAGGAAAGAAAATCATCAGCCTTGCCGTGGGCGAGCCCGATTTTCCGACACCGGAGCATATTCGCCAGGCTGCCAAGGACGCTCTGGATCAGGGTTTCACCAGATACACGCCGGTTCCCGGCATACCGGCCCTGCGGCAAACGGTTGCCGACTATTTTGCCGGGTGCGCCGGTCTTGCCAGCGAAAGTCTGCCCCCCGAGGCGGTCATGATCTGCAACGGCGGCAAGCACGCCCTGTACAACCTTCTCCAGGCGCTGCTCGATCCGGGAGACAGTGTACTGATCCCAGCTCCCTACTGGGTCAGCTATCCGCCCATGGTTCTTCTGGCCGAAGGCAAACCGGCGATCATCCCCTCCACACCGGAGCAACGGTTCCTGATCAGCACGGAAGATCTTGAACGCCACTGCCCCCCCAACGCCCGGGTCCTGCTGCTCAACTCCCCGTCCAATCCCACGGGATGCCATTATTCCCAGGACGAACTCGACAGCCTGATCGGCTGGGCCATGGAACGCGACATCTTCGTGATCTCCGACGAAATATACGACCAACTGGTCTATGCCCCGGCCCGTCCCAGCACCGCGGTGCACTGGTGGGTCAAATTTCCGGACAAGGTCGCCGTGGTCAACGGCCTCTCCAAAACCATGGCCATGACCGGATGGCGCGTCGGCTACGTCCTGGCCCACCCGGACCTGATCAAGGCCATGGTCCGCATCCAGGGACAAAGCACCTCCAATGTCTGCTCCATTGCTCAGAAAGCGGCTTTGGCCGCGTTGACCGGCCCCATGGACAGCATCCGCGAAATGCAAACCGCCTTTGTTCGTCGCCGGGATCTGGCCTTGGACAGGATCAGTTCCTGGCCCGGCGTGGTCTGCCCCAAGCCCGACGGCGCCTTCTACCTGTTCCCCCGGTTGGATTCCCTGTTCACGGCTGATCGAACCGATTCCGCGTCCCTGTGCACGCACATCCTGGAAAAGGCCGGAGTCGCTCTTGTTCCGGGCGTCGCCTTTGGGGACGACCGGTGCATACGCTTCTCCTACGCCCTGGATGACCAAACCCTGCTTACGGCTCTGGACCTTGTTCAGAAGGCCCTGCTCGAAAAGTAA
- a CDS encoding sensor histidine kinase, whose product MSWSSLVLILVVNLLFSVFIANYARQTMLEKNQEFALLLAENLNHQIFQRFTLPTVIGFGRIELKNPAQYERLDQIVLSTIHSFHVLEVSIYDFDHEIAYSTTPEIVGLSDVAGKAVRQALDSGIHSFELLSRIPAWWAMFKLDLPAESFVLRTSYPLRAERGFDPVTGPGPIMGALEFTQDITDDYEAVLYFQILILTASFASSLILFSVLYLIIRRAANTIAKRADEKERLERELHQNEKLASMGRTVASIAHEIRNPLGIIRSTAELLMKRSQTRGGQADKAEQQQTRLLKAIYDESKRLSQTVNDFLDYARPKAPNKEKVDMSLILDQVLAFWDNEMAEKNVFIQRDTSSQVIMGDKDLLYRAVYNVLANALQAMDGPGTISIALRREPKAVVLIIRDTGPGISLQAREKLLDPFFTTKEKGTGLGLSIVNSILLSHNARLEIANHPQGGAEVRMIFPDPVH is encoded by the coding sequence TTGTCCTGGAGTTCACTGGTCCTGATCCTGGTCGTGAATCTGCTCTTTTCCGTTTTCATCGCCAATTACGCTCGCCAGACCATGCTTGAAAAGAACCAGGAATTCGCGCTGCTCCTGGCGGAAAATCTGAACCATCAGATCTTCCAGCGTTTCACCCTGCCCACGGTGATCGGCTTCGGGCGGATCGAACTCAAGAATCCGGCCCAGTACGAACGGCTGGATCAAATCGTGCTCTCCACCATCCACAGTTTCCATGTCCTGGAGGTGAGCATCTACGACTTCGACCACGAAATCGCCTATTCCACCACTCCCGAGATTGTCGGCCTTTCCGATGTGGCGGGCAAGGCCGTGCGTCAGGCTCTGGACTCGGGCATCCACAGTTTCGAGCTGCTCAGCCGCATTCCCGCCTGGTGGGCCATGTTCAAACTTGACCTACCCGCGGAAAGCTTCGTTTTGCGCACTTCCTACCCTCTGCGCGCCGAGCGGGGATTCGATCCGGTGACCGGTCCCGGACCGATCATGGGCGCCCTGGAATTCACTCAGGACATCACCGATGATTACGAGGCCGTGCTCTACTTTCAGATCCTGATCCTCACCGCATCATTTGCATCCTCCCTGATTCTGTTTTCCGTGCTCTATCTGATCATCCGCCGGGCAGCGAACACCATTGCCAAGCGGGCCGACGAGAAGGAGCGCCTGGAGCGGGAACTGCACCAGAACGAAAAGCTGGCCAGCATGGGCCGGACCGTGGCCAGCATCGCCCATGAAATCCGCAACCCCCTGGGCATTATCCGGAGCACCGCCGAATTGCTCATGAAGCGCTCCCAGACCAGAGGAGGCCAGGCGGACAAGGCGGAACAGCAGCAGACCCGACTGCTCAAGGCGATCTATGACGAATCCAAACGTCTTTCGCAGACCGTGAATGATTTTCTGGACTACGCCCGCCCCAAGGCTCCGAACAAGGAAAAGGTGGATATGTCCCTGATCCTGGATCAGGTCCTGGCGTTTTGGGACAATGAAATGGCGGAGAAAAACGTCTTCATCCAGCGCGACACCTCCAGCCAGGTCATCATGGGGGACAAGGATCTGCTTTACCGCGCGGTCTACAACGTCCTGGCCAATGCCCTCCAAGCCATGGACGGACCGGGAACCATCTCCATCGCCCTGCGACGCGAACCCAAGGCCGTTGTTCTGATCATCCGGGACACTGGTCCGGGCATTTCCCTCCAGGCCAGGGAAAAGCTTCTGGATCCGTTCTTCACGACAAAGGAAAAGGGAACCGGCCTTGGCCTGTCCATTGTGAACAGCATCCTGCTCAGCCATAACGCCCGGCTGGAAATTGCCAACCATCCTCAGGGCGGCGCCGAAGTGCGGATGATCTTTCCGGATCCCGTACATTGA
- a CDS encoding flagellar basal body-associated FliL family protein, whose product MAKKEVESVGEEKKGGKLKWIILILILLLMAGGAAAYWFFMGPGADPKEKSEQAQAQDSRTSPRAEFIPEIVSLQPFIVNLADPLGRRFLRMSLDVEVLNKSVASDLQRADSRVRDAVILLLSGKSFSDLASMESKIILKNEIMDRLNQILGSGRVTNVYLTEFVIQ is encoded by the coding sequence ATGGCCAAAAAGGAAGTTGAATCGGTTGGGGAAGAAAAGAAGGGGGGCAAGCTGAAATGGATCATTCTCATTTTGATCTTGCTCCTAATGGCAGGAGGCGCGGCCGCCTACTGGTTCTTCATGGGGCCCGGGGCCGATCCCAAGGAGAAATCGGAACAGGCTCAGGCCCAGGATTCCAGAACGTCGCCTCGTGCTGAATTTATTCCGGAAATTGTTTCCTTGCAGCCGTTTATCGTCAATCTGGCCGATCCTCTCGGCAGGCGTTTTCTGCGTATGTCCCTGGACGTGGAGGTGCTGAACAAGTCTGTGGCGAGTGATCTGCAACGGGCGGATTCACGGGTTCGCGATGCGGTCATTCTGTTGCTGTCCGGGAAATCTTTCAGTGATCTGGCCAGCATGGAAAGCAAGATCATCTTGAAGAACGAGATCATGGACCGACTGAATCAGATTCTGGGCAGCGGCCGGGTGACCAATGTTTATCTGACCGAGTTCGTGATCCAGTAG
- a CDS encoding YggS family pyridoxal phosphate-dependent enzyme, with translation MKHDNLEDRDVEGSARIDSRELIRRYEQTRDTVAEIAARHNREPGDVRIIAVSKYQPTAALRTLAGHGHLDFGENYIQEALRKQDELELPELRWHYLGRLQRNKAKFVPGNFTMFHALDDELLASSLQLRSKTHGGVLEVLLQVNFGQETQKGGVLPDQLPNLAEKVRRMDGLALRGLMALPPFSLELPEKQRLFSELRELRDKLQTHLGLPLPELSMGTTDDFPQAIAEGATMVRIGTRIFGERSR, from the coding sequence ATGAAGCACGATAACCTCGAAGATCGTGATGTCGAAGGTTCAGCGCGGATTGACAGCCGGGAGTTGATCCGGCGATATGAACAAACGCGAGATACTGTTGCGGAAATCGCAGCCCGACATAATCGTGAACCTGGAGATGTCCGTATTATTGCGGTTTCCAAATACCAGCCCACGGCGGCTTTGAGAACTCTGGCCGGACATGGACATCTGGATTTCGGCGAGAATTACATTCAGGAGGCGCTGCGTAAGCAGGATGAGCTGGAGCTGCCCGAATTGCGTTGGCATTACCTGGGCAGGCTGCAGCGCAACAAGGCGAAATTCGTTCCTGGAAACTTTACCATGTTTCATGCCCTGGACGATGAATTGCTGGCATCCAGCTTGCAATTACGGTCGAAAACGCATGGTGGCGTGTTGGAAGTTCTCTTGCAGGTCAATTTTGGCCAAGAGACTCAAAAAGGTGGTGTTTTGCCTGATCAGCTCCCGAACTTGGCGGAGAAGGTCCGCCGGATGGACGGATTGGCCTTGCGGGGGCTGATGGCGTTGCCGCCTTTTTCCCTGGAGTTGCCGGAAAAACAGCGACTTTTCTCTGAGCTGCGCGAGTTGCGGGACAAGCTGCAAACCCATCTCGGACTTCCGCTTCCGGAATTGTCCATGGGAACCACGGACGATTTTCCGCAAGCCATTGCCGAAGGAGCGACCATGGTGCGCATCGGGACGCGAATCTTTGGTGAACGGTCCAGGTGA
- a CDS encoding OmpA/MotB family protein has product MARRKKKGGGAKVDPMGWLITFSDLITLLLTFFVLLLSMSSMDRRIVTEAMSLFGANLGVVSQKTAGRIPTKLEIVVELMQRPWEFRDNEQRIRDLLFPDDVLPREISKATLEENLRLLQRPEGLAILLTDELLFPLGGHELTQSAQALLEILAPLLLYVPNVVNVSGHTDNLVGRTMDNDTLSALRAMAVLEVLLSSGVPNAKLSVSAYGDRMPVSDNRTPEGRALNRRVGILFKTS; this is encoded by the coding sequence ATGGCCAGACGTAAAAAAAAAGGAGGCGGGGCCAAAGTCGATCCCATGGGCTGGTTGATCACCTTTTCGGATCTGATCACCCTTTTGTTGACCTTTTTCGTGCTGTTGCTCAGCATGTCTTCCATGGATCGACGGATCGTCACCGAAGCCATGAGCCTTTTCGGGGCCAACCTGGGAGTTGTCTCGCAGAAGACCGCGGGCCGTATTCCCACCAAGCTGGAAATCGTGGTCGAGCTGATGCAGCGGCCATGGGAGTTTCGGGACAACGAACAGCGTATCCGGGACCTGCTTTTTCCGGATGATGTCCTGCCGCGGGAGATCAGCAAGGCCACCCTTGAGGAAAATCTGCGGCTTTTGCAACGGCCTGAAGGATTGGCCATCCTGCTCACGGACGAGCTGCTCTTTCCTCTGGGCGGACATGAATTGACTCAATCCGCTCAAGCCTTGCTGGAGATACTGGCTCCTTTGCTTCTGTACGTGCCTAATGTCGTGAATGTTTCCGGCCATACGGACAATCTGGTCGGGAGAACAATGGACAACGACACCCTGTCGGCCTTGCGGGCCATGGCTGTCCTGGAGGTTTTGCTGTCCTCCGGAGTCCCGAATGCCAAACTGTCCGTCTCCGCCTACGGCGACCGGATGCCCGTCAGCGACAATCGTACCCCGGAAGGGCGCGCCCTGAACCGGCGGGTGGGAATTCTGTTCAAGACATCATAG
- a CDS encoding OmpA/MotB family protein, translating to MAGKREKKEKQVGTPGWLLTFTGLMILIMAFFVYLVTNASLMDERRIRLAIGSLLGAFGMASGKPDALGVRESLETYQPGPMPPDQDLASLKELLWDDVEEDLQFVSNRFVQIFSVNTAVLFHPGETDLTEQGRHFLRQVAPTLRNVTVPVLIAGHGSTLRDEFDADFEPALSEAIPDLSWQMSLFRALNVYRFLLEQGVSSEILRMEGLGRFHPREDPRTPEGRRNNRRVEFILDRRAMPWAPLLERPAVTGTTEKFIYRDFIFRFPDAHDPEPIRP from the coding sequence ATGGCGGGGAAACGGGAAAAAAAAGAGAAGCAGGTCGGAACACCCGGCTGGCTGTTGACGTTCACGGGGTTGATGATCCTGATCATGGCTTTTTTCGTCTACCTGGTGACAAACGCTTCATTGATGGACGAGCGCAGGATACGGCTGGCCATCGGTTCCCTGCTGGGGGCCTTTGGAATGGCGTCCGGCAAACCGGATGCCCTCGGGGTCAGGGAAAGCCTTGAGACGTATCAGCCCGGACCGATGCCCCCGGACCAAGATCTGGCCTCGCTCAAGGAATTGCTGTGGGATGACGTTGAAGAGGATTTGCAGTTTGTCAGCAATCGTTTCGTCCAGATTTTCAGCGTGAACACCGCCGTGCTGTTCCATCCGGGAGAGACGGATCTTACCGAGCAGGGGCGTCATTTTCTGCGTCAAGTGGCGCCGACGCTGCGCAACGTGACCGTGCCGGTCCTGATTGCCGGGCACGGTTCCACGCTCCGGGATGAGTTTGATGCCGACTTCGAGCCTGCACTGAGTGAGGCGATACCTGATCTCTCCTGGCAAATGTCTCTTTTCCGCGCGTTGAACGTTTACCGATTCCTGTTGGAGCAGGGCGTTTCATCAGAAATATTGCGCATGGAGGGTTTGGGACGATTTCATCCTCGGGAGGACCCGCGGACCCCTGAAGGCCGGCGCAACAACAGGCGGGTTGAGTTTATCCTGGACCGGCGAGCTATGCCTTGGGCTCCGCTGTTGGAGCGGCCGGCGGTCACCGGAACTACGGAAAAGTTCATCTACCGGGATTTTATTTTTCGATTTCCCGATGCGCACGATCCCGAGCCGATCCGGCCTTGA
- a CDS encoding motility protein A — protein MDLATIIGVVLSFGLVVSAIMMGSSLFVFVSIPSALIVLGGTLGATLIHYPLSNILGVLGVVKNAFFTKLANPSDTIAQFLEYAGRARKEGILSLEPLLKEIDDDYLRKAMQLTVDGVEPQVIQEIMQTEVAYLQERHETGADIFAAMGMYAPALGMIGTVIGLVQMLQSMDDPAAIGPAMAVALITTFYGAVLANLVFNPLSGKLKTRSKEEVLLRELTLEGILSISRGENPRIIEEKLNGFLPPKMRTKME, from the coding sequence ATGGATCTGGCGACTATCATCGGCGTCGTGCTCTCCTTCGGGTTGGTCGTTTCCGCGATCATGATGGGCAGCAGCCTCTTCGTATTCGTTTCCATACCCTCCGCGTTGATCGTACTCGGAGGCACCCTGGGGGCGACGCTGATCCACTATCCGTTGAGCAACATCCTCGGCGTGCTCGGCGTGGTGAAAAACGCATTCTTCACCAAGCTTGCCAATCCTTCGGATACCATTGCCCAGTTTTTGGAGTATGCCGGTCGAGCTCGCAAAGAGGGCATCCTGTCCCTGGAGCCTTTGCTCAAGGAAATCGACGATGATTACCTCCGCAAGGCCATGCAACTCACGGTGGACGGCGTGGAGCCGCAGGTCATTCAGGAGATCATGCAGACTGAAGTGGCATACCTGCAGGAGCGTCACGAAACCGGCGCGGACATTTTCGCGGCCATGGGGATGTATGCTCCTGCCTTGGGCATGATCGGAACCGTCATCGGCCTGGTGCAGATGCTGCAAAGCATGGATGACCCCGCGGCCATCGGACCGGCCATGGCCGTGGCCCTGATCACGACGTTCTACGGCGCGGTGCTGGCCAATCTCGTTTTCAATCCCCTGTCCGGCAAATTGAAAACCCGCAGCAAGGAGGAAGTCCTGCTGCGGGAACTGACCCTTGAAGGCATTCTGTCCATTTCCCGCGGCGAAAACCCCAGGATCATAGAGGAAAAGCTGAACGGCTTTCTGCCTCCGAAAATGCGGACCAAAATGGAATAA
- a CDS encoding type II toxin-antitoxin system Phd/YefM family antitoxin, whose protein sequence is MLQVNVEEHDTEIIRLMQAALAGEDVLLARSGKPLVRLTPLVDTLHRTTGYKTLAVTREEIDAAFCANADAEVAELFFGRDSKPL, encoded by the coding sequence ATGTTGCAGGTGAATGTCGAGGAGCATGATACTGAAATCATTCGTTTGATGCAGGCGGCGTTGGCCGGAGAGGACGTTTTGCTGGCCCGTTCAGGCAAACCTCTCGTTCGCTTGACGCCACTGGTCGATACGTTGCACCGAACCACCGGGTATAAGACATTGGCCGTTACCCGGGAGGAAATTGACGCGGCTTTCTGCGCCAATGCGGACGCAGAGGTTGCCGAATTGTTCTTCGGTCGTGACTCGAAGCCGCTATGA